The Meiothermus ruber DSM 1279 genome includes the window GCTCGAGCCCCTACAGCTCCACAGCCTATTCGAAGGCCCGGAGCTAAAGTGAGGCCGGGCAGCGGTCTCCAGATTTGTTATTTATTTCACGATAAATACTGCTCGTGATAAAAATCTTTACCGCACTTCGATTTTGATAACTTTTCACAAAAAGGTATGCTAAAGCCTATGCGTCGTACGCTTTACTGTGGGGAGTTACGCGAACATCATGCCGGTCAAACCGTGGTGCTGGAAGGCTGGGTCAACCGCAGGCGCAACCTGGGTGGCCTGATTTTTATAGACCTGCGCGACCGCGAGGGGCTGGCCCAGGTGGTGGTCAACCCCGAAGCCGCCTGTTTTAGCGAAGCCGACCGGGTGCGGGCCGAGTGGGTCATCCGCGTAGAAGGCTCGGTGCGCCTTCGCCCGGCCGATCAGCTCAACGCTAAACTCGCCACCGGGGCGGTGGAGGTCATCGCTGAGCGGATCGAGGTACTGGCCGAAGCCAAAACCCCGCCCTTCCCCATTGATGCGGGCTGGCGCGGCGAAGACGACCCACACGTGGGCGAAGAGGTGCGGCTCAGAAACCGGGTGGTGGATCTGCGGCGCAGGCGCCTGCACCACAACCTGCGGCTGCGGCATAAGGTGGTTGCGGCAATTTATCGCTTCCTGGACGCGCACGGGTTTATCAGTGTGGAGACCCCCTACCTCACCCGTTCAACCCCCGAGGGCGCACGGGACTTTCTGGTGCCCTCGAGGCTCGAGCCCGGCCATTTCTACGCACTACCCCAGTCGCCCCAACTTTTTAAGCAGATGTTGATGGTGGCTGGCTACGACCGCTATTTCCAGATCGCCCGCTGCTTCCGCGACGAGGATCTGCGGGCCGACCGCCAGCCCGACTTCACCCAGCTCGACATGGAGATGTCGTTTGTAACCCAGGAGGACATCATCGCGCTTAATGAGGAGCTGGCCGCTTTCATCCTGCGTGAGACCCTGGGCCAGGAACCCCCCCTCCCCTTCCCCCGCCTGACCTATACCGAGGTGATGAACCGCTACGGCTCAGACAAGCCCGACCTGCGCTTTGGGCTGGAGCTACAGGACGTAACCGAGGCCTTTAGGGGAGGTGAGTTTCGCGCGTTCGCCGGGGCCGAGGTGGTCAAGGCCCTGGTGGTGCCAGGTCTGCTATCACGCCGGGAGATCGAGGCCCTCGAGGCTACTGCAAAAACCAAAGGCGCCGCCGGCCTGGCCTGGGCCCGGTTCGAAAACGGGGCGCTATCGGGCGGGATTGCCCGCTACATCCCCGCCCACCTACCCGAGCAACTGGGCCTCACCGAGGGACATACCCTTCTGCTGGTGGCGGGCCCCTGGCGCAAAACCGTCGAGAGCCTGGGAGCGGTGCGGCTGGAGCTTGGACGGCAGCTTGGCCTGATTGAGCCGGGCTTTAAGTTCCTGTGGGTGGTGGACTTTCCGCTGCTGGAATGGGATGAGGAAGCCGGCCGCTGGACCTATATGCACCACCCTTTCACCAGCCCCAACCTGGAAGACCTGCACCTGCTGGATACCGACCCCGGTCGGGTGCGGGCCTATGCCTACGATTTCGTGCTCAACGGCAGCGAGATTGGCGGCGGCTCCATTCGCATTCATCGCCGCGACCTGCAGGAGCGTATGTTTGCCTTGCTGGGCATCGGGCCAGAGGAAGCCCAGCAGAAGTTTGGGTTTCTGCTCGAGGCCCTATCCTACGGCGCGCCACCCCACGGGGGGATCGCCTGGGGGCTGGATCGTTTCGTAGCCCACCTGGCCGGTGAGGAGTCAATCCGCGAAGTAATCGCCTTTCCCAAAAACAAAGAGGGCAAGGAGACCCTCACCGGCGCCCCCGCCCCGGTGGACGAGGCGCAGCTGGCCGCAGTGGGACTGGCCGTGCGGAGTGAGGTATGAGCGGCCGGCGTTCCATACTGGCAAACACGCATGGGGTGAGGCATGTCTAGAGGGGGGCGCATATCCTACCATCTGGTCGATGCCTTTACCGAGGTGCCGGGCGGCGGCAACCGGGTCGCCCTGGTGCTGGATGCGCGGGGCCTAACCACCGAGGAGATGCAGCAGGTGGCTGCCAAGCTAGGACAGC containing:
- the aspS gene encoding aspartate--tRNA ligase gives rise to the protein MRRTLYCGELREHHAGQTVVLEGWVNRRRNLGGLIFIDLRDREGLAQVVVNPEAACFSEADRVRAEWVIRVEGSVRLRPADQLNAKLATGAVEVIAERIEVLAEAKTPPFPIDAGWRGEDDPHVGEEVRLRNRVVDLRRRRLHHNLRLRHKVVAAIYRFLDAHGFISVETPYLTRSTPEGARDFLVPSRLEPGHFYALPQSPQLFKQMLMVAGYDRYFQIARCFRDEDLRADRQPDFTQLDMEMSFVTQEDIIALNEELAAFILRETLGQEPPLPFPRLTYTEVMNRYGSDKPDLRFGLELQDVTEAFRGGEFRAFAGAEVVKALVVPGLLSRREIEALEATAKTKGAAGLAWARFENGALSGGIARYIPAHLPEQLGLTEGHTLLLVAGPWRKTVESLGAVRLELGRQLGLIEPGFKFLWVVDFPLLEWDEEAGRWTYMHHPFTSPNLEDLHLLDTDPGRVRAYAYDFVLNGSEIGGGSIRIHRRDLQERMFALLGIGPEEAQQKFGFLLEALSYGAPPHGGIAWGLDRFVAHLAGEESIREVIAFPKNKEGKETLTGAPAPVDEAQLAAVGLAVRSEV